In Brachypodium distachyon strain Bd21 chromosome 2, Brachypodium_distachyon_v3.0, whole genome shotgun sequence, one genomic interval encodes:
- the LOC100834392 gene encoding suppressor of disruption of TFIIS — MEHEGSKYGKDQRLECDCLLFDLDDTLYPVTSGIGLDVMKNIQAYMVEKLGIEKSISLELCILLYKQYGTTMAGLRAVGYQFDYDDFHSFVHGRLAYEKLKPDPVLRNILLSLPIRKAVFTNGDKLHASRALKRLGIEDCFERVVCFETLNPTTSPAPALDNKVEIFDIMKHLANPEPGAELPKSPIMCKPSIDAMLHALKLANINPKTTIFFDDSIRNIQAGKQIAMHTVLVGTSERVKGADHALESLHNMKEALPELWEEAEKDEDVRNSSKVGIETSVIA; from the exons aCCTTGATGATACGCTGTACCCGGTGACCTCCGGCATTGGGCTTGATGTCATGAAGAACATCCAAG CTTATATGGTCGAGAAGCTCGGTATCGAGAAGAGCATCAGCCTGGAGCTATGCATCCTCCTCTACAAGCAGTATGGAACCACCATGGCCGGTTTGCGG GCTGTTGGGTACCAATTCGATTACGATGATTTTCACAG ctttGTCCATGGAAGGTTGGCTTATGAAAAACTCAAGCCTGACCCAGTACTCAGGAACATTCTCCTGAGCTTACCGATCCGCAAAGCT GTGTTCACAAATGGTGATAAACTCCATGCCTCAAGGGCCTTGAAGAGGCTCGGAATTGAAGACTGCTTCGAAAGAGTTGTATGCTTTGAGACATTAAACCCAACAACGTCTCCTGCTCCTGCGCTAGACAACAAAGTTGAGATCTTCGATATAATGAAGCATCTGGCTAATCCAGAACCTGGGGCTGAACTGCCAAAGTCACCAATCATGTGTAAGCCGTCAATAGACGCAATGCTTCATGCCCTCAAGCTTGCCAACATCAATCCTAAGACCACT ATATTTTTCGATGACAGCATCAGGAACATACAAGCTGGGAAGCAAATCGCCATGCATACTGTCCTG GTTGGAACTTCTGAAAGAGTAAAAGGTGCTGACCATGCCTTGGAAAGCCTCCACAACATGAAGGAAGCATTGCCTGAACTGTGGGAGGAAGCTGAGAAGGACGAAGACGTTAGGAACTCAAGCAAAGTCGGAATCGAGACATCTGTGATAGCGTAG
- the LOC100835823 gene encoding uncharacterized protein C20orf24 homolog: protein MKKKSKAAAGGRQPQHAAQNGHVLPSKLARYLDPDASWDKDQLLDAVHWIRQAVGLACGLLWGAVPLVGAFWIALFFTISTVIVHLYYAYLLKIDEEDFGGHAALLQEGLFASFTLFLLSWILVYSLAHF, encoded by the exons ATGAAGAAGAAgtccaaggcggcggcgggtgggaGGCAGCCGCAACACGCGGCGCAGAACGGCCACGTCCTGCCCTCCAAGCTCGCCAGGTACCTCGACCCCGACGCATCCTGGGACAAG GATCAGCTGCTGGACGCCGTGCACTGGATCCGGCAGGCGGTGGGGCTCGCCTGCGGCCTGCTCTGGGGCGCCGTCCccctcgtcggcgccttctGGATCGCCCT GTTTTTTACTATCTCCACCGTTATAGTTCACTTGTACTATGCATATTTGCTGAAGATCGATGAGGAGGATTTTGGAGGCCATGCCGCCCTACTTCAGGAGGGGCTCTTTGCCTCATTCACCCTTTTCCTG CTTTCATGGATTCTAGTATACAGTTTGGCTCACTTCTGA